DNA from Ovis canadensis isolate MfBH-ARS-UI-01 breed Bighorn chromosome 4, ARS-UI_OviCan_v2, whole genome shotgun sequence:
ctggcttggagaattttgagcattgctttactagcatgtgagatgagagcaattgtgcagttagtttgagagttctttggcattgcttttgagattggaataaacactgagcttttccagtcctgtggccactgctgagttttccaaatttgctggcatattgagtgcagcactttcacagcatcatcttttatgatttgaatagcccaactggaattccatcacctccactagcttgtttatagtgatgcttcctaaggcccacttgacttcacattccaggatgtctggctctagattagtgatcacaccatcgtgattatctgggtcatgaagctcttttttgtacagttcttctgtgtattcttgccacttcttcttaatatcttctgcttctgttagatccataccattcctgtcctttattgagcccatctttgcatgaaatgttcccttggtatctctaattttcttgaagagatctctagtctttcccattctattattttcctctatttctttgcactgatcactgaggaaggctttcttatctttccttgctattctttggaattctgcattcaaatgggtatgtctttccttttctccttcgctttttgcttctcttcttttcacagctgtttgtagcCTCCTCAGATAGctgttttgctgttttgcatttctttttcttggagatggtcttgatccctgtctccttacagtgtcacaaacctccatccataattcattaGGTTCTTTTATCTGGTAGGAAGTGTGACAAAATAATTTCCTTGGGGCTAACCAGGAGAGTGGGCATGTCAGTGATTGACTACGTCTCAACAACCCCACTGGAAAAATACTAGAAATGCATGTCTTACCAACAAAACCACGTCTGTAACTCTGATGGGAAAATGGCACTCTGAATATACAACATTTCAGTCCTTCATGGTGCTATTAGGGTTCACCTTACTAGACTGTctattctgtttgttttctgaaactaAGAATACATATCCCCATAAAATCACTTCACTATTGTTTCAGATTCATGTCAACCCCAAAAGTCTATTAAAACACAGCTTCCTGAAGTTTAATCTTTTATCATCAAACTCTAACCACCACTGACAATATTGTTACTCTTGAAAAACTGCATTCCCAATTCTACTTATCTTTGAGGGGAGTTGACTTTCCTCCAGATGAACACCTGAAGTTAAAGTCTCCTAAAATAAAAGgcaatatctgactctttgaattCCATATAGATACTTGGGTCATTCATTGCACTGATAGATGGACAAAGAAATACACTCACTATTGACCCAAGAGCTCTTGTTcaaatttttacagattataataTGAGGTTAaatgagtcactcagtcactgtattttaaactgtattttctcACATTAGCCCTCAGATGagttaatttttcatatttcccTATCAAACATTAATATCATAAATAGCATAAAGATGAAgacagtaatttttattttcataggtGGCTGAAGCCATTCTATTTTATAGAATTAATGGAGAGCAGACAAGACATCACAAACCAAGAAGAACTTTGGAAAATGAAGCCTAGGAGAAATCTAGAAGAAGATGATTATTtggtaaaataataattaaaatctataaataattcAAATGCTGTTCAGTATCTCCTAATGTTATAAAAAAGTGATTTTTACCCTTTGCTCTGATTCCTGGTACTGATATTGTGATGGGTAAAGGGCACTGTGGGCTATAAGAGAAGATGTACCTTGATGGTCATGAACTAAGCAAATAACCTTGAATAAGTTGCTGAAAATCCTGGGTCTTGGTTTATCTATAaagtgagagagttggaccagatCATCTCCAAGGTCTTTGCAATTCTTTGTAACATTCTGTGGGTTTAAGGTTTTTGAACAAGTCATCAATGCCCATTAACACTAGTTTCACAAGTGTGCTTTTTCATAGGCACATGGCATCTTACCAAGAGATCATCAAGTTAATTGACGATTCACTATTTAACCAAATAAATTCAATTTTGGAATAAGAATCATCTGTCACACTTTTACCCCACATCAAGATTAAATGCTTTTTACTAACTTATCTGACTTAATGAGTGGTGGAAAATATTGGTTCCAAACTTTTTACCTTTCCAACTGATATAAATTACAGTTTTAaccaaaagtatttattttatcttagtTGTCTTAATAGAAAAAATTAAGTAGTATAAGTAGATCCTGTCTAAAATGTAcataaaatcattttcatttttcaagtgaACTGTCTTGCTTGCTGTCCTATAATTCTTCACCCTTAACCAGAAAATTGATCTCAGTGGACTACTTTAACATGCAGAGATGGCAGAATCTATATCACATTCAGCTCCCTTCTAAATGGAGTAATTGGAAAAATTACTGGATGTAGCAGTGATTTATTACTGAAAGTAAAAGTCAAAAGGccatttttaaacacaaaaaatgATACAGAACTATGTGAATTAAAGTTACTCTGCAGAAAGTGAGGAAATAAGATAATCACTAATGTCATTTTGAGCATTAAAATGTTATAGGTCTGCATATAGAGCTATAAGAAATTAGAAATAACATATTGAGTGAGAAATTTATTCATAAAGTAACACAATATGAAACACTGAATATAAGttcctattttgttttgtttttaatttgctgttaTATCAGTCAGTTGTGGAAGTGACAAACTACTCAATGCAAATTTTTGAATCGTTGACTACCTCTAAATGCAACTGGGTAAAGAAATAACTTTCTCAGGAAATAGATCATCCTTGCGGGATTTAACTCCTTACATAGTCTTTGTACCATTTAACAATTTATCTGTtagtatttataaaaatgaaatattttgtgaATATAAGTCTatgggatgggggagagggataaattgggagactgggcttgacatatatatacactaccaaatataaaacagatagctaataaaAACCTACTGTACACCGTAGAGAACTGTACTCAATACGCTGTAATGACCTatctggggaaagaatctaaaagagtggatatatgtatatgtataactgttcactttgctgtacagcagaaactaacacagcattgtaaatcaactagactccaataataactaattttttgaaaagactacATGATGCAAATTACATGTTCTTAGCTAATAGTAATGACTGTATTATTCCTGGTCCTTTGtacttgaatgaatgaaaaattcattCTTCAGATCTTCACAGAGAGTTGtccaaaaaaattataaaacaaatatgaCTATGACAATTTATGTGTTATTATTTTTACCAAAGATTACtggaatttttttctagtttttcagtttttgtttcccagttgcattatttcattcttttatgcttTCAAGATAGAAACACAGTGGTCTGAGATCTAGCAAACATATCTGAAGCATATATTTCTTCTGActtaaagaaaaatgagtaaCAGAAATTATGGAGAACCCcaacaaaggaaatggcaacccactccagtattcttgcctggagaatcctgtgggtagaggagcctggtgggctgctgtccattgggtcgcacagagttggacacaactgaagcaacttagcatgcatgcatgcattggagaaggaaatggcaacccactccagtgttcttgccttggagaatcccagggacagaacagcctggtgggctgccgtctatggggtcacacagagtcggacatgactgaagcgacttagcagcagcagccgcagccaaCAAAGATAGGATATCTAAGTGCACCTTTGATCATTGCCACATAGTGTATGCCATCTTCACTTAATCAGTATCCGAAAGTAGGGTTCTAAATGTCCTTTTTTACTGATAAGCACAATGAACAGTAAGTAATTAGTTTGAGAGACATGCATTGTTTTGTTCAATTTtaagatgtttattttctttcctttgtagaATAAAGACTCAGAAGAGATCAGCATGCTGAAAAGACCTGTGCTTTTGCACTTGCACCAAACAACCCGTTTTGATGAATTTGATTGCCCCCCAGAGCTTCAGCAAAAACAGAAACTCTTTCCAAAGTGGCGCTTGCCAATTAAAATCGCCGCTATTGTATCATCTCTGACTTTTCTCTACACTCTTCTGAGGGAAATAATTCACCCTTTTGCGACTTCCCATCAacagtatttttataaaattccaaTCCTGGTCATCAACAAAGTCTTGCCAATGGTTTCCATCACCCTCTTGGCACTGGTTTATTTGCCAGGTGTGATAGCAGCAGTTGTGCAGCTTCATAATGGAACTAAGTATAAGAAATTCCCACACTGGTTGGATAGATGGATGGTAACAAGAAAGCAGTTTGGtcttctcagtttcttttttgcTGTACTACATGCAATTTACAGTTTATCCTATCCGATGAGGCGATCCTACAGATATAAGTTGCTGAACTGGGCATATCAACAGGTAGGATGACATGGCTGACCATTAAACTAAAAAGTCCAAGTCTCCTAACAAATCAactctttcttattttaatatcAGTACCCCAAACCTCTGTTGAAACCCTGTGTTGAGAAAGTAGtctgttctaaaaaaaaaatttttttataactcTTTACTAGGCTTAGTCGTATAATTCTACATGAGGAATGTTTTTTAGGCTGAAAATAGTAAGCTAGAAGTTTAACAACATAAATAAGTGTTTTGTTCATGGACAGAGCCATATTTAAATCTTCTGCCACCCTCAGaaggtttatttttaatggtAACTCAGAATTTTCTGCTTCTTTACCACACATGACAGTTCTAACCATTAgctattatataaattaataaaacagaTTATATAAATGTTGCATTCAAAGAAGGAGGTTAATAGTGCCTATGTCATTtctcttagagaaatgcaaaaaataccATCATAAATTTGTGGAGGCCCCTAGTTAtcagggggcttctctggtggctctgatggtaaagaatccgcctgcaatgcaggagaccttggttcagttcctgggttgggaagatcccctgaaggagggcatggcaacccactccaatccccagggacagaggagcctggtgggctacagtccttgagatcgaaaacagtcggacatgactgagcaactaagtgcagCTGGTTATCAGGTCCTCCACAGTAGAAGGAGCATAGCAGGAGGGTCTTACATTGGAAACaagtgtcatttgcatatttttccttcctcttttcaccCTCTGTTAGGTCCAGCAAAATAACGAAGATGCCTGGATTGAACATGATGTTTGGAGAATGGAAATTTATGTGTCACTGGGAATCGTGGCACTTGCAATACTAGCTCTGTTGGCTGTGACATCTATTCCATCTGTGAGTGATTCTCTGACGTGGAGGGAATTTCACTATATTCAGGTAAATTATATACGAAATAACTCTGACTCCTCAGCAAGGTAAATCTTTTTGTGCTTATAATGTCATCCAGTGTATAGACCTTAGTGtataggcttcccaggcggcactagtggtaaagaacccgcctgccaatgacaaggagacataagagaccggGTTCAGTCttggtcgatccctgggttgggaagatcccctggaggagggcatggcaatccactccagtattcttgcctggagaatcccatggacagaggagcctagcaggctacagtctatagagtagcaaagagtcggacatgactgaagtgacttggcatgcacgcatATAGACTTTAACCCATAAAAAATAACATGGTTTTCCAATCACGAAGATCTCACACTTGTTCCAATTAAAAAGTGTGCTCTTCTGTCATTTTCCCTCTTGCTTATA
Protein-coding regions in this window:
- the STEAP1 gene encoding STEAP1 protein isoform X1 is translated as MESRQDITNQEELWKMKPRRNLEEDDYLNKDSEEISMLKRPVLLHLHQTTRFDEFDCPPELQQKQKLFPKWRLPIKIAAIVSSLTFLYTLLREIIHPFATSHQQYFYKIPILVINKVLPMVSITLLALVYLPGVIAAVVQLHNGTKYKKFPHWLDRWMVTRKQFGLLSFFFAVLHAIYSLSYPMRRSYRYKLLNWAYQQVQQNNEDAWIEHDVWRMEIYVSLGIVALAILALLAVTSIPSVSDSLTWREFHYIQSKLGIVSLLLGTIHALIFAWNKWVDIKQFVWHTPPTFMIAVFLPIVVLICKVILLLPCLRKKILKIRHGWEDVTKINKTEMSSQL
- the STEAP1 gene encoding STEAP1 protein isoform X2, encoding MLKRPVLLHLHQTTRFDEFDCPPELQQKQKLFPKWRLPIKIAAIVSSLTFLYTLLREIIHPFATSHQQYFYKIPILVINKVLPMVSITLLALVYLPGVIAAVVQLHNGTKYKKFPHWLDRWMVTRKQFGLLSFFFAVLHAIYSLSYPMRRSYRYKLLNWAYQQVQQNNEDAWIEHDVWRMEIYVSLGIVALAILALLAVTSIPSVSDSLTWREFHYIQSKLGIVSLLLGTIHALIFAWNKWVDIKQFVWHTPPTFMIAVFLPIVVLICKVILLLPCLRKKILKIRHGWEDVTKINKTEMSSQL